GCTTTTCACTTCTTCCGCTAACTCAGCATTGACAGAGGGAAGGCGCTCGGTCACATCTTTATGGATGGTGCTCTTGCTGACACCGAAAACTGTGGCCGTTTGTCGCACTGTGGCGGACGTATCCAAGATG
Above is a window of Heliomicrobium undosum DNA encoding:
- the spoIIID gene encoding sporulation transcriptional regulator SpoIIID, translating into MQEYIRKRVLEVSQYILDTSATVRQTATVFGVSKSTIHKDVTERLPSVNAELAEEVKSILDHNKSERHIRGGEATRRKYQEAL